In the Rhizobium sp. CB3090 genome, one interval contains:
- a CDS encoding L,D-transpeptidase: protein MKSILPVVAAAGMVMSCLLAASDAAAFSASAPQAAQATRTDVVRAAMQPQGQVKPQFQRRVVRLVTNEAPGTIIIDTNNKYLYLVEGDNRARRYGIGVGREGYGWSGVVKVGRKAEWPGWTPPPEMIVREAKKGHKLPAYQEGGEDNPLGARAMYLYRNGNDTAFRIHGTNQPWSIGLNMSSGCIRMMNKDVVDLYDRVPVGTKVIVVGPGNKQGEVSYQDRGIDVLRTIFGG, encoded by the coding sequence ATGAAATCAATACTACCGGTCGTGGCGGCGGCGGGCATGGTGATGTCGTGCCTTTTGGCGGCATCGGATGCGGCGGCCTTCAGCGCCTCCGCACCTCAGGCCGCGCAAGCGACGCGCACCGATGTGGTCCGCGCGGCGATGCAGCCGCAGGGACAGGTCAAGCCGCAGTTTCAGCGGCGGGTCGTGCGGCTGGTGACCAATGAAGCACCGGGCACCATCATCATCGATACCAACAACAAATATCTCTACCTCGTCGAAGGCGATAACCGGGCGCGGCGCTACGGCATCGGTGTCGGCCGCGAAGGCTACGGCTGGTCCGGCGTCGTCAAGGTCGGCCGCAAGGCGGAATGGCCGGGCTGGACGCCGCCGCCGGAAATGATCGTTCGCGAAGCCAAGAAGGGTCATAAGCTTCCGGCCTATCAGGAAGGCGGCGAGGACAATCCGCTCGGCGCACGCGCCATGTATCTCTATCGCAACGGCAACGACACGGCTTTCCGCATCCATGGCACCAACCAGCCGTGGAGCATCGGCTTGAACATGTCTTCCGGCTGCATCCGCATGATGAACAAGGATGTGGTGGACCTCTATGATCGCGTGCCCGTTGGCACCAAGGTCATCGTCGTCGGCCCCGGCAACAAGCAGGGCGAGGTCAGCTATCAGGATCGCGGTATCGACGTGTTGCGGACGATATTCGGCGGCTGA
- a CDS encoding DNA-3-methyladenine glycosylase I: MAGTGIITGEDGKDRCFWHGNLPEYQRYHDHEWGRPVIDDIRLFEKICLEGFQSGLSWLTILRKRENFRAAFAGFDFEKVAEFGEADIERCLGDAGIIRHRGKIVSTINNARRAIELRQEFGSLARYFWSHEPSAEERPAFVDYPTLVANPTTPVSVRISKDLKKRGWTFVGPTTVYAFMQAMGLVNDHIEGCYCRKEVEAMRNALVRP; encoded by the coding sequence ATGGCCGGAACAGGCATCATCACCGGTGAGGATGGCAAGGACCGCTGCTTCTGGCACGGCAATCTGCCGGAATATCAGCGCTATCATGACCATGAATGGGGCCGGCCTGTCATCGACGATATCAGGCTTTTCGAAAAGATCTGCCTGGAGGGATTTCAATCCGGCCTGTCCTGGCTGACCATCCTACGCAAGCGCGAGAATTTCCGTGCCGCCTTTGCCGGTTTCGATTTCGAGAAAGTGGCGGAGTTCGGCGAGGCTGACATCGAGCGCTGCCTCGGCGATGCCGGCATCATCCGCCATCGCGGCAAGATCGTCTCCACCATCAACAATGCCCGCCGCGCCATCGAGCTGCGCCAGGAATTCGGCTCGCTCGCCCGTTATTTCTGGAGCCACGAGCCGTCAGCCGAGGAGCGGCCTGCCTTCGTCGATTATCCGACTCTCGTCGCCAATCCGACGACGCCGGTCTCGGTGCGGATCTCGAAGGATCTGAAGAAGCGCGGCTGGACCTTCGTCGGCCCTACCACGGTCTATGCCTTCATGCAGGCCATGGGCCTCGTCAACGATCACATCGAAGGCTGCTATTGCCGGAAAGAGGTGGAGGCGATGCGCAATGCATTGGTACGGCCATGA
- a CDS encoding porin family protein, whose translation MHRAFRITQPAVAALAISAFVFAAGSASAEMQFSAYGGFQGATGNNVKTSDGADFDPNWSGKSFKMPPYFGVRGIWWLDEFDKSNWGISLDYTHAKVYGDLGNTPGWSHFEFTDGLNMLTLNALYRFQDPSRKWTPYVGLGAGINVPHVEVTRASGRTFDYEFGGASLQAQAGISYQFSQHWSTFVEYKGNYNFVNVPIDSGANLKTDVFTHAIDFGVSFNF comes from the coding sequence ATGCATCGGGCATTTCGCATCACGCAGCCGGCCGTCGCCGCGCTTGCGATCTCAGCTTTTGTCTTTGCCGCCGGTTCGGCTTCGGCAGAAATGCAGTTTTCGGCTTACGGCGGTTTCCAGGGCGCAACCGGCAACAACGTCAAGACATCTGACGGCGCTGACTTCGATCCCAACTGGTCAGGTAAATCCTTTAAGATGCCGCCCTATTTCGGCGTCCGCGGCATCTGGTGGCTGGACGAGTTCGACAAGTCGAACTGGGGTATTTCGCTCGACTACACCCATGCCAAGGTCTATGGCGATCTTGGCAATACTCCCGGCTGGTCGCATTTCGAGTTCACCGACGGCCTCAACATGCTGACGCTCAATGCGCTCTATCGTTTCCAGGATCCGAGCCGCAAGTGGACACCCTATGTCGGCCTCGGCGCCGGCATCAACGTGCCGCATGTCGAAGTGACCCGCGCCTCCGGCCGCACCTTCGATTACGAATTTGGCGGGGCATCGCTGCAGGCACAGGCTGGCATCAGCTATCAGTTCAGCCAGCACTGGTCGACTTTCGTCGAATACAAGGGCAACTACAACTTCGTGAACGTCCCGATCGATAGCGGCGCCAACCTGAAGACCGATGTCTTTACCCACGCCATCGATTTCGGCGTCTCGTTCAACTTCTAG
- the hisS gene encoding histidine--tRNA ligase, with translation MSDKQKKPQKLKARLPRGFVDRSASDIRAVNEMTAKIRAVYEHYGFDPVETPLFEYTDALGKFLPDSDRPNEGVFSLQDDDEQWMSLRYDLTAPLARHVAENFNEIQLPYRTYRAGYVFRNEKPGPGRFRQFMQFDADTVGAPGVQADAEMCMMMADTLEALGIKRGDYVIRVNNRKVLDGVLEAIGLGGDDKAAQRLNVLRAIDKLDKFGPQGVALLLGPGRKDESGDFTKGAGLDADQIEKVLFFVGIKDYAESAVRLAELVAGTSKGSEGVEELNLIGSLVTSAGYHSDRIKIDPSVVRGLEYYTGPVYEAELLFDVTNEKDEKVVFGSVGGGGRYDGLVSRFMGQPVPATGFSIGVSRLMTALKNLGKLGTEEVIEPVLVTVMDGDIEAMGRYQRFTQQLRAAGIRAEMFQGNWKKFGNQLKYADRRGCPIAIIQGGDERAQGVVQLKDLIEGKRLSGEIEDNASWREARVAQETVPEADLVAKVQEILAAQAEDKKRALGNV, from the coding sequence ATGAGCGATAAACAAAAGAAACCGCAAAAGCTCAAAGCCCGCCTGCCGCGTGGCTTTGTCGATCGTTCGGCGAGCGATATTCGCGCCGTCAACGAAATGACCGCCAAGATCCGGGCCGTGTACGAGCATTATGGTTTCGATCCCGTCGAAACGCCGCTGTTCGAATATACCGATGCGCTCGGCAAATTCCTGCCCGACAGCGACCGGCCGAACGAGGGCGTGTTTTCGCTGCAGGACGATGACGAACAGTGGATGTCGCTGCGCTACGATCTGACGGCGCCGCTTGCCCGTCATGTCGCAGAGAATTTCAACGAGATTCAGCTCCCCTACCGCACCTATCGGGCGGGCTATGTTTTCCGCAACGAGAAGCCAGGCCCGGGCCGCTTCCGCCAGTTCATGCAGTTCGATGCCGATACGGTCGGTGCGCCGGGCGTACAGGCCGATGCTGAAATGTGCATGATGATGGCCGACACGCTGGAGGCGCTCGGCATCAAGCGCGGCGATTATGTGATCCGTGTCAACAACCGCAAGGTTCTGGACGGCGTGCTGGAGGCGATCGGCCTCGGTGGCGACGACAAGGCCGCCCAGCGGCTGAACGTTCTGCGTGCCATCGACAAGCTCGACAAGTTCGGCCCGCAAGGCGTGGCGCTGCTGCTTGGGCCGGGTCGCAAGGACGAGTCCGGCGACTTCACCAAGGGCGCGGGGCTGGATGCGGATCAGATCGAAAAAGTGCTCTTCTTCGTCGGCATCAAGGATTATGCCGAAAGTGCTGTCCGGCTGGCAGAGCTTGTCGCCGGCACGTCCAAGGGCAGCGAAGGCGTCGAGGAACTTAATCTGATCGGTTCGCTGGTCACCAGTGCCGGCTATCATTCCGATCGCATCAAGATCGATCCTTCCGTCGTGCGCGGCCTCGAATATTATACCGGTCCGGTCTATGAGGCCGAGCTGCTGTTCGACGTCACCAACGAAAAGGACGAAAAGGTCGTCTTTGGTTCGGTCGGCGGTGGCGGTCGTTATGACGGGCTCGTCTCGCGCTTCATGGGCCAGCCCGTGCCGGCAACGGGCTTTTCCATCGGCGTGTCGCGCCTGATGACGGCCTTGAAGAATCTCGGCAAGCTCGGGACGGAAGAAGTGATCGAGCCCGTGCTCGTCACCGTTATGGATGGCGATATCGAGGCCATGGGCCGCTACCAGCGCTTCACGCAGCAACTGCGCGCCGCCGGCATCCGCGCCGAGATGTTCCAGGGTAATTGGAAGAAGTTCGGCAATCAGCTCAAATACGCCGATCGCCGCGGCTGCCCGATCGCCATCATCCAGGGTGGCGACGAACGCGCTCAGGGCGTGGTGCAGCTCAAGGACCTGATTGAAGGCAAGCGCCTCTCCGGCGAGATCGAGGATAATGCAAGCTGGCGCGAGGCCCGCGTTGCGCAGGAGACAGTGCCGGAGGCCGATCTGGTGGCCAAGGTGCAGGAGATTTTGGCGGCGCAGGCGGAAGATAAGAAGAGGGCACTTGGCAATGTCTGA
- the hisG gene encoding ATP phosphoribosyltransferase, producing the protein MTITIALPSKGRMKDDCSDIFARAGMPIIAVGNDRSYRGRVEGWDDVEVAFLSASEISREIGNGSVDFGVTGEDLVREGLADADRRVEFCARLGFGHADVVVAVPDIWLDVDTMADLGDVAADFRARRGRRLTIATKYWRLTQQFFSSQHGIQLYRIVESLGATEGAPAAGSADIIVDITSTGSTLKANHLKVLSDGTILRSEACLVRARKESHESDPLVQRIIDAVRSAL; encoded by the coding sequence ATGACGATCACCATTGCGCTTCCCTCCAAGGGCCGCATGAAGGACGACTGCTCCGATATCTTCGCGCGCGCCGGCATGCCCATCATTGCCGTCGGCAATGACCGTTCGTATCGCGGCCGTGTCGAAGGCTGGGACGATGTCGAGGTCGCTTTCCTTTCCGCTTCGGAAATCTCGCGCGAGATCGGCAATGGCAGCGTCGATTTCGGCGTCACCGGCGAAGATCTGGTGCGCGAGGGATTGGCCGATGCTGATCGGCGCGTCGAATTCTGCGCTCGCCTAGGTTTTGGTCATGCGGATGTGGTGGTTGCCGTTCCGGATATCTGGCTCGATGTCGATACCATGGCCGATCTTGGCGATGTCGCCGCCGATTTCCGCGCGCGGCGCGGCCGCAGGCTGACGATCGCCACCAAATATTGGCGGTTGACGCAGCAGTTCTTCTCCAGCCAGCACGGCATTCAGCTCTACCGCATCGTCGAAAGCCTCGGCGCCACGGAAGGAGCACCTGCCGCCGGCTCTGCAGATATCATCGTCGACATCACCTCGACCGGCTCGACGCTGAAGGCGAACCATCTGAAGGTGCTTTCCGACGGCACCATCCTGCGCTCAGAAGCCTGCCTCGTCCGCGCGCGCAAGGAGAGCCACGAGAGCGATCCTTTGGTTCAGCGCATCATCGATGCCGTGCGCTCTGCGCTCTGA
- a CDS encoding L,D-transpeptidase, producing the protein MMKQCILFAAGALSLLASSAFAGDRYQSRPPVIVSPDLTAPWVMQLGGADVQPAVYPVRPMARQAVNPMNDPADRQAVNPQVRRVIQPRGLFSRPVVQQVAVVRPQYPAVHGQIDPQFLPQIVDYQTKERPGTIVIDTNDRFLYLVMDGGKARRYGVGVGKPGFEWAGAHTITRKQEWPDWTPPSEMLAREAAKGHYLPAHMEGGEGNPLGARAMYLGSTLYRIHGTNAPWTIGNAVSSGCIRLRNEDVIDLYNRVKVGTRVIVM; encoded by the coding sequence ATGATGAAACAATGCATTTTATTTGCTGCGGGCGCTTTGAGCCTGCTCGCTTCCAGCGCTTTCGCCGGCGATCGCTACCAGTCGCGCCCGCCTGTCATCGTCAGTCCCGATCTGACCGCCCCCTGGGTGATGCAGCTCGGCGGCGCTGACGTACAGCCGGCGGTCTATCCCGTCCGCCCCATGGCGCGCCAGGCCGTCAACCCAATGAACGATCCGGCGGACCGCCAGGCTGTCAATCCGCAGGTCCGGCGGGTGATCCAGCCGCGCGGACTGTTTTCACGTCCCGTCGTGCAGCAAGTCGCCGTCGTCCGGCCGCAATATCCCGCGGTTCACGGCCAAATCGATCCGCAGTTCCTGCCGCAGATTGTCGACTACCAGACAAAGGAACGGCCGGGCACCATCGTCATCGACACCAATGATCGCTTCCTCTACCTGGTGATGGACGGCGGCAAGGCGCGGCGCTACGGCGTCGGCGTCGGCAAGCCCGGCTTCGAATGGGCCGGTGCCCATACCATCACCCGCAAGCAGGAATGGCCCGACTGGACGCCACCATCGGAAATGTTGGCGCGCGAAGCCGCGAAGGGGCACTATCTGCCGGCCCATATGGAAGGCGGCGAAGGCAATCCGCTCGGCGCCCGCGCCATGTATCTCGGCTCGACGCTCTACCGCATCCACGGCACCAATGCGCCCTGGACGATCGGCAACGCCGTGTCCTCCGGCTGCATCCGTCTGCGCAATGAAGACGTGATCGATCTCTACAATCGCGTGAAAGTCGGGACACGCGTTATAGTGATGTGA
- a CDS encoding ATP phosphoribosyltransferase regulatory subunit, producing MPLINLPDFSNDLLAEFAARRTERVDTPIIQPAEPFLDMAGEDLRRRIFMTENETGASLCLRPEFTIPVCLRHIETATGTPKRYSYLGEIFRQRREGGNEFYQAGIEDLGDRDIAGADARLIGDAIGILKRLVPGKSLSVTLGDQAVFEAVVQALGLPSGWQKRLIHAFGNMTHLKALLARLASPQPVTGLDPHVLDFLTRGDEQGLVTHIDSTMKATGYSTNASRSPLEISRRLREKLVLSETHLDDAAFRVLEEFLSLSLPLADASSALVGFADAAGLKLGTALERFDARVTALANAGVDAARIEYRAAFGRPLDYYTGLVFEVMVEGSPAVLAGGGRFDRLLTLLGAKDHIPAVGFAIWLDRIETARAA from the coding sequence ATGCCCCTGATCAACCTTCCCGATTTTTCCAACGACCTTCTTGCTGAGTTTGCCGCCCGCCGAACGGAACGGGTCGATACGCCCATCATCCAGCCGGCCGAGCCATTCCTCGATATGGCGGGCGAAGACCTACGCCGTCGTATCTTCATGACCGAGAACGAGACCGGCGCCAGCCTCTGCCTGCGGCCGGAATTCACCATTCCCGTCTGTCTGCGCCATATCGAAACCGCGACGGGCACCCCGAAGCGCTATTCCTATCTCGGCGAGATCTTTCGCCAGCGCCGCGAAGGCGGCAATGAATTCTATCAGGCGGGGATAGAGGACCTTGGCGATCGCGATATCGCCGGCGCCGATGCCCGCCTCATTGGCGATGCCATCGGCATTCTCAAGCGGCTGGTGCCGGGCAAGTCGCTCTCCGTGACACTCGGCGATCAAGCCGTGTTCGAGGCGGTCGTGCAAGCGCTCGGACTGCCATCCGGCTGGCAGAAGCGGCTGATTCATGCTTTCGGCAATATGACGCATCTCAAAGCGCTGTTGGCGCGGCTTGCAAGTCCGCAGCCGGTGACAGGCCTTGATCCGCATGTGCTGGATTTTCTGACGCGCGGCGACGAGCAGGGGCTGGTCACGCATATCGACAGCACCATGAAGGCGACCGGCTACTCTACCAATGCCAGCCGCTCGCCATTGGAGATTTCCCGTCGTCTCCGCGAAAAGCTGGTCCTCTCGGAAACCCATCTCGACGATGCGGCTTTCCGTGTTCTGGAGGAGTTCCTGTCGCTCAGCCTGCCGCTCGCCGACGCATCTTCAGCGCTGGTCGGGTTTGCCGATGCGGCCGGGCTGAAGCTGGGCACTGCGCTTGAGCGTTTCGACGCCCGCGTTACGGCTCTTGCCAATGCCGGGGTCGATGCCGCCCGAATCGAATATCGCGCCGCCTTCGGCCGCCCGCTGGACTATTACACTGGCCTCGTCTTTGAGGTGATGGTGGAAGGATCGCCGGCGGTGCTCGCCGGTGGCGGACGCTTCGATCGATTGCTGACGCTGCTCGGCGCGAAGGACCACATCCCAGCCGTCGGCTTCGCGATCTGGCTCGACCGGATCGAAACTGCGAGGGCCGCCTGA
- a CDS encoding aldo/keto reductase: MHYNQLGNTGMFVSELCLGTMTFGEANPNSAWGSIADVDQALADKIVEGSLAAGVNFIDTADVYSFGNSETLLGQALKNLGVPRKDVVIATKVYGVMGDKPNDRGASRGHIMDSVQASLERLQTDHIDLYQIHATDTVTPLDETLRALDDLVSRGLVRYAGVSNWQAWRIAKALGISERRGFARFETVQAYYSIAGRDLEREIVPLMAEEKLGLMVWSPLAGGLLSGKYGPGAPGNGEGRRASFDFPPVDKDRAWACVAAMREVAEKHGASVATVALAWILAKPFVTSIIIGAKRLDQLDQNLAAVKLKLDADDLAKLDEVSALAPEYPGWMLTRQGALRVPQPFEPKA, translated from the coding sequence ATGCATTACAATCAACTCGGCAATACCGGCATGTTCGTCTCGGAACTTTGCCTGGGCACGATGACCTTCGGCGAAGCCAATCCCAACAGCGCCTGGGGCTCGATAGCAGACGTCGACCAGGCATTGGCCGACAAGATCGTAGAAGGTTCGCTCGCTGCCGGCGTCAACTTCATCGACACCGCCGACGTTTACTCTTTCGGCAACTCCGAAACGTTGCTCGGCCAAGCCCTGAAGAACCTCGGCGTGCCACGCAAGGATGTCGTCATCGCCACCAAGGTCTATGGCGTCATGGGCGACAAGCCGAACGACCGTGGCGCCTCGCGCGGCCATATCATGGATTCGGTTCAAGCCAGCTTGGAGCGGCTGCAAACCGATCACATCGACCTTTATCAGATCCATGCCACGGACACGGTGACGCCGCTCGACGAGACGTTGCGTGCGCTTGACGATCTCGTCTCTCGCGGACTGGTGCGCTATGCCGGCGTGTCCAATTGGCAGGCCTGGCGCATCGCCAAGGCGCTTGGTATTTCCGAACGCCGCGGTTTTGCCCGCTTCGAAACGGTACAGGCTTATTATTCCATCGCCGGCCGCGATCTGGAGCGCGAAATCGTGCCGCTGATGGCGGAAGAAAAGCTCGGCCTGATGGTCTGGTCGCCGCTCGCCGGCGGTCTTCTTTCCGGCAAGTACGGCCCGGGTGCTCCCGGCAATGGCGAGGGACGCCGCGCCAGCTTCGATTTTCCGCCCGTCGACAAGGACCGCGCCTGGGCCTGCGTCGCCGCGATGCGCGAGGTGGCGGAGAAGCACGGCGCCAGCGTCGCCACGGTGGCACTTGCCTGGATCCTGGCGAAGCCTTTCGTCACCAGCATCATCATCGGCGCCAAGCGTCTCGACCAACTCGACCAGAACCTGGCCGCCGTCAAGCTGAAGCTCGATGCGGACGATCTCGCCAAACTCGACGAGGTCAGCGCGCTGGCTCCGGAATATCCCGGTTGGATGCTCACCCGTCAGGGCGCGCTGCGCGTGCCGCAGCCCTTCGAACCGAAGGCTTGA
- a CDS encoding DoxX family protein has protein sequence MSNTNNIIILVARILLAFMFIFAGFGKLTDPAGTAGMIAGAGMPAATLLTYLAGAFEFVTGVCVLVGFQIRIVGWLLALFCVFTGVVFHLPPVNVPDFPAAANGWINGLNFVNFLKNVTLAGAYVMLATNGPGVYSLDARRGAYAAA, from the coding sequence ATGTCCAACACCAATAACATCATCATCCTCGTGGCGCGCATCCTGCTCGCCTTCATGTTCATCTTCGCCGGCTTCGGCAAGCTGACCGATCCGGCTGGCACCGCAGGCATGATCGCCGGCGCCGGCATGCCGGCGGCTACGCTTCTCACCTATCTCGCTGGCGCCTTCGAATTCGTCACCGGCGTCTGCGTTCTCGTCGGCTTCCAAATCCGCATCGTCGGCTGGCTGCTCGCTCTGTTCTGCGTCTTCACCGGCGTCGTCTTCCATCTGCCGCCGGTCAACGTTCCCGATTTCCCGGCCGCTGCGAACGGCTGGATCAACGGCCTGAACTTCGTCAACTTCCTGAAGAACGTCACGCTCGCCGGCGCCTACGTCATGCTCGCCACCAACGGCCCGGGCGTCTATTCGCTCGACGCACGCCGCGGCGCCTACGCAGCCGCCTGA
- a CDS encoding HAD family hydrolase produces the protein MTQRPLTTIGFDADDTLWQNEQFYRLTERQFIELLADYAESETISRGLLEAEKRNLHHYGFGIKGFTLSMIETAIEITKGEVPTTVIAEILDIGRDLLAHPVETLPNVRQTLEALTGSYLLVLITKGDLFDQERKLAQSGLGDLFDAIEIVSDKNASTYRRIFSKVGDGPERAMMVGNSLKSDIVPALAAGSYGVFVPHELTWAFEHVAEPTEAPRFRKIEHLGELRGVIAELS, from the coding sequence ATGACGCAACGTCCATTGACCACAATCGGCTTCGATGCCGACGATACGCTCTGGCAGAACGAACAATTCTATCGTCTGACGGAACGGCAGTTCATCGAACTGCTGGCCGACTATGCCGAGAGCGAGACCATTTCCCGAGGGCTGCTGGAAGCCGAGAAGCGTAACTTGCACCATTACGGCTTCGGCATCAAAGGTTTCACGTTGTCAATGATCGAGACGGCGATCGAGATCACCAAGGGCGAAGTGCCGACCACCGTGATTGCGGAAATTCTCGACATCGGCCGCGATCTGCTCGCCCATCCCGTTGAAACGCTTCCCAATGTGCGGCAGACATTGGAAGCTCTGACGGGCAGCTACCTGCTGGTCCTGATCACTAAAGGCGATCTTTTCGACCAGGAGCGCAAGCTTGCGCAATCCGGCCTCGGCGATCTCTTCGACGCCATCGAAATCGTCTCCGACAAGAATGCCTCCACCTATCGCCGCATCTTCTCCAAGGTCGGCGATGGGCCGGAACGGGCGATGATGGTCGGCAACTCGCTGAAATCAGACATTGTCCCCGCGCTCGCGGCCGGCAGCTACGGCGTCTTCGTGCCGCACGAGCTCACATGGGCTTTCGAACATGTCGCTGAACCGACCGAGGCACCGAGATTTCGGAAGATCGAGCATCTGGGGGAGCTGCGAGGGGTGATTGCAGAACTATCCTAA
- the glcF gene encoding glycolate oxidase subunit GlcF, producing MQTNFTPAQLADPHVAESEAILRKCVHCGFCTATCPTYVTLGNELDSPRGRIYLIKDMLENGRPADAEVVTHIDRCLSCLACVTTCPSGVDYMHLVDHARIHIEKTYKRPLMNRLTRSLLAAVLPYPGRFRLALNLARWGRPFNGLMKRIPALNPFVAMLDLAPRSILAPSPFAKPGRHQPQAERRGRVAILTGCAQPVLDPAINEATIRLLARLGVEVVVPEGEVCCGSLVHHMGREEQALASARANIDVWMREIEPGGLDAIIITASGCGTTIKDYGHMLRLDPAYADKAARISALAKDITEYLAGLDLPSHMPRGITVAYHSACSMQHGQRITMAPKLLLKAAGFTVRDPAEGHLCCGSAGTYNIMQPEISGELKARKVRNLEATKADIIATGNIGCITQIATGTDMPILHTVELLDWAYGGEMPAKLRRLKVAAS from the coding sequence ATGCAAACCAACTTCACCCCCGCCCAGCTTGCCGATCCGCATGTCGCCGAATCCGAGGCGATTTTGCGCAAATGCGTCCATTGCGGCTTTTGCACCGCCACCTGTCCGACCTATGTGACGCTCGGCAATGAGCTCGACAGTCCGCGAGGCCGGATCTATCTGATCAAGGATATGCTGGAAAACGGCAGGCCTGCGGATGCCGAGGTGGTGACGCATATCGACCGCTGCCTTTCCTGTCTTGCCTGCGTGACCACCTGTCCCTCCGGCGTCGACTATATGCATCTGGTCGATCACGCCCGCATCCATATCGAAAAGACCTATAAACGACCCCTGATGAACCGGTTGACGCGCAGCCTGTTGGCTGCGGTGCTGCCTTATCCTGGCCGGTTCCGCCTTGCGCTCAACCTCGCTCGCTGGGGCCGGCCCTTCAACGGGTTGATGAAGCGCATCCCGGCGCTGAACCCCTTTGTTGCCATGCTCGATCTGGCACCACGCTCTATCCTGGCGCCGTCGCCTTTCGCCAAGCCCGGTCGGCATCAGCCGCAGGCGGAACGGCGTGGGCGGGTGGCGATCCTGACCGGTTGCGCCCAGCCGGTGCTCGATCCAGCCATCAACGAGGCAACCATCCGGCTTCTCGCCCGTCTCGGTGTCGAAGTGGTGGTGCCGGAAGGTGAGGTTTGCTGCGGTTCGCTGGTGCATCATATGGGCCGGGAAGAGCAGGCGCTGGCCAGCGCCCGCGCCAATATCGATGTCTGGATGCGCGAGATCGAACCCGGCGGGCTCGACGCGATCATCATCACGGCATCCGGTTGCGGCACGACGATCAAGGACTATGGTCATATGCTGCGGCTCGATCCGGCCTATGCGGACAAAGCGGCAAGGATCTCGGCGCTCGCGAAGGACATTACCGAATATCTCGCAGGCCTAGATCTGCCCTCGCATATGCCGCGCGGCATCACCGTCGCCTATCATTCCGCCTGTTCGATGCAGCATGGCCAAAGGATCACCATGGCGCCCAAGCTGTTGCTGAAGGCGGCAGGCTTCACCGTGCGCGATCCGGCGGAAGGCCATCTCTGCTGCGGCTCGGCCGGCACCTACAACATCATGCAGCCGGAAATCTCCGGCGAGCTCAAGGCGCGCAAGGTGAGGAATCTCGAGGCGACGAAGGCCGATATCATCGCGACCGGCAATATCGGTTGCATCACGCAGATCGCGACCGGAACCGACATGCCTATCCTGCACACAGTCGAATTGCTGGATTGGGCCTATGGCGGCGAGATGCCGGCGAAGCTTCGGCGGCTTAAGGTGGCAGCCTCTTAA
- a CDS encoding 2'-5' RNA ligase family protein, which translates to MSYAISLKCTNNTALPVLDLWRQASAFETVPSMQGLSYPPHLTFAIYEDISPEYLCEAAGKAFHDIPAISVEFSGIRHFRNDVLVLWARPVDDSALRHAHHAIHREIDPILSHEHYRPDHWQPHCTVAMKIPMTSAESALTWAAETPAKFTVTFDVADCVRFPPVEILSEVKLAPRYAANRR; encoded by the coding sequence ATGTCCTACGCGATCAGCCTGAAATGCACCAACAACACGGCGCTCCCCGTCCTCGATCTCTGGCGGCAAGCCAGCGCCTTCGAAACCGTGCCATCAATGCAAGGGCTGAGCTACCCTCCGCATCTGACCTTTGCCATTTACGAGGATATATCGCCCGAGTACCTCTGTGAGGCCGCCGGCAAGGCTTTTCATGACATTCCGGCGATTTCGGTGGAGTTCTCGGGCATCCGACACTTCAGGAACGATGTGCTGGTGCTTTGGGCGCGTCCGGTCGACGACAGCGCCTTGCGGCACGCCCACCATGCCATTCATCGGGAAATCGATCCCATCCTATCTCATGAGCATTACCGCCCAGACCACTGGCAGCCTCATTGCACGGTCGCGATGAAAATCCCGATGACATCGGCCGAATCGGCACTGACCTGGGCGGCGGAAACGCCGGCAAAATTTACCGTGACTTTCGATGTCGCCGATTGCGTGAGATTCCCTCCCGTCGAAATCCTGAGCGAGGTCAAACTGGCGCCACGATATGCTGCCAACCGTCGGTGA
- a CDS encoding DUF305 domain-containing protein, translating into MPVSKSIILAGTFALALALPALADDMSGMDMSKPMGNQGASSKAFNDAMAKMHKDMTITYSGDADADFVRGMIPHHQGAIDMAKIELKYGKDPELRKLAEGVIKAQEAEIKEMNAWLKKHGK; encoded by the coding sequence ATGCCTGTTTCAAAATCCATCATTCTCGCCGGCACTTTTGCTCTCGCTCTTGCCCTCCCCGCCCTCGCCGACGACATGTCCGGCATGGATATGAGCAAGCCAATGGGCAACCAGGGCGCATCCAGCAAGGCGTTCAACGATGCCATGGCTAAGATGCATAAGGATATGACGATCACCTATAGCGGCGATGCCGATGCGGATTTCGTGCGCGGTATGATCCCGCATCATCAGGGTGCCATCGACATGGCCAAGATCGAACTCAAATACGGCAAGGACCCGGAACTGCGCAAATTGGCGGAAGGTGTCATCAAGGCGCAGGAGGCTGAAATCAAGGAGATGAACGCCTGGCTGAAGAAGCACGGTAAATAA